One part of the Lotus japonicus ecotype B-129 chromosome 2, LjGifu_v1.2 genome encodes these proteins:
- the LOC130741461 gene encoding wax ester synthase/diacylglycerol acyltransferase 11-like, translating into MGDEPLTPAGRLFLQPEMNQIIHCVLGLKNPIDIDSVKSLISDSVMLKHPRFTSLMVRDHRGVEHWRPTQIHIDNHLTVIHDPLSDHSSAINDYLADLCTTTISMDKPLWEIHILKAHKCVIFRIHHSLGDGISLMSMLLVGCRKVQDPHALPVISNPHSVKRTNFNFKDLLLTICFSFIYAIQFIVKCLWIRDYKSPITGGAGVELWPRKMATAFFSLEDMKTVKAAVPNATVNDVLFAIISSGISRYLDLREPSGLRDGIQLTGLAMVNLRKQSGLQDLPNLMRSNSVARWGNKFGVILLPIYYHRSSNSDPLEYLKRAKKMIDRKKQSLEAHFSYRIGDLIMSTFGPKSASFLNYRIICNTSFTISNVVGPQEEIMIGDNPITFLRANNSALPHALILNMVSYAGRADMQVQVAKDIIPDPEFLAKCFEDALLELKDRVTAKI; encoded by the exons ATGGGGGATGAACCTCTAACCCCCGCGGGAAGGCTGTTCTTGCAGCCAGAAATGAACCAAATAATCCACTGCGTTTTAGGTCTCAAGAACCCTATCGATATTGACTCAGTCAAATCTCTAATCAGTGACTCAGTCATGCTCAAACACCCAAGGTTCACCAGTCTCATGGTCCGTGATCATCGAGGAGTTGAGCACTGGCGCCCTACCCAAATTCACATTGACAACCACCTCACCGTCATTCATGACCCACTTTCCGATCATTCATCAGCCATCAATGACTACCTCGCCGATTTATGCACGACGACCATAAGCATGGACAAACCCTTGTGGGAAATCCATATCCTGAAGGCTCACAAGTGCGTCATATTTCGAATCCACCACTCCCTCGGGGATGGGATTTCATTGATGTCGATGCTCCTCGTCGGCTGCAGAAAGGTCCAAGATCCTCACGCCCTCCCTGTCATATCAAACCCTCATTCCGTCAAGAGGACCAATTTCAACTTCAAGGATCTCCTGCTCACCATCTGCTTCTCCTTTATCTATGCCATTCAATTTATCGTCAAGTGTCTTTGGATTCGTGACTACAAATCCCCCATTACCGGAGGCGCTGGGGTTGAGCTCTGGCCAAGGAAGATGGCTACTGCTTTCTTTTCCTTGGAAGACATGAAAACTGTCAAGGCCGCTGTTCCTAATGCG ACCGTAAATGATGTTCTATTTGCAATCATATCATCTGGGATATCAAGATACCTGGACTTACGTGAGCCTAGTG GGCTGCGAGATGGAATTCAGCTAACAGGATTAGCTATGGTCAACCTAAGGAAGCAGTCAGGATTGCAG GATTTGCCCAATTTGATGAGAAGCAATTCAGTAGCAAGGTGGGGTAACAAATTCGGTGTTATTCTACTGCCTATATACTATCATAGAAGCAGCAATTCAGATCCTCTAGAATATTTGAAGAGAGCCAAAAAAATGATTGACAGAAAGAAGCAATCTTTGGAGGCTCATTTCTCATACAGAATTGGAGATTTGATAATGTCAACTTTTGGTCCAAAG TCTGCCAGCTTTCTAAATTACCGGATAATCTGCAACACAAGCTTTACAATCTCAAATGTTGTTGGACCACAAGAGGAGATTATGATCGGAGACAATCCTATAACGTTCTTAAGGGCAAATAATTCAGCCCTGCCTCAT GCACTGATTTTGAATATGGTGAGCTATGCTGGAAGGGCAGACATGCAAGTGCAGGTGGCCAAAGACATCATCCCCGACCCTGAGTTTCTTGCCAAATGCTTTGAAGATGCTTTGCTTGAATTGAAGGACCGGGTTACGGCCAAAATTTAG
- the LOC130741462 gene encoding protein CHROMATIN REMODELING 25: MKTRMEEEEELEEDEVASCSSDSDDLEVEQRKSQNVEALIGGNLIVKRQSLLPRVLRVEGAAVCRKPFKPPSSKPYNHQDLTRRLSARKRFVPWRSSPIPRPPLLELNLNLNLNLNLDVAEDDEHLPPEIDPLVLWHPQHCEDGASTSNLTTISVVPLLVRFLRPHQREGVQFMFDCVAGLCSTPNIHGCILADDMGLGKTLQSITLLYTLLSQGFDGKPMVRKAIIVTPTSLVSNWEAEIKKWVGERVRLVALCESTREDVVSGIGNFTSPRSNLQVLIVSYETFRMHSSKFSSSGSCDLLICDEAHRLKNDQTITNRALAALPCKRRVLLSGTPLQNDLEEFFAMVNFTNPGILGDIAHFRRYYEAPIICGREPTATTEEKKLSAERTTELSAKVNQFILRRTNALLSNHLPPKIVQVVCCKLTPLQSDLYKHFLQSKNVKRAINEELKQSKILAYITALKKLCNHPKLIYDTLRSGSPGTSGFEDCIRFFPPEMLSGRSGSWTGGNGAWVELSGKMQVLARLLAHLRQRTNDRIVLVSNYTQTLDLFAQLCREQRYPHLRLDGTTSISKRQKLVNCFNDTSKDEFVFLLSSKAGGCGLNLIGGNRLVLFDPDWNPANDKQAAARVWRDGQKKRVYIYRFLSAGTIEEKVYQRQMSKEGLQKVIQREQTDSLLEQGNFLSTEDLRDLFTFDENLKSEIHEKMRCSRCRIIDEPQSSDVLSTIVNSESDEETSDIGGFAEIAGCLENLKGSEKQIGTPLEEDLSSWGHHFSPTSVPDPILQASAGDEVTFVFTNQVNGKLVPMESIISRQLEQKEPNKPRQNIKQKFTPLKLAFNTNHTHVNNKVLPQKRSYPDHANGDDLE, translated from the exons ATGAAAACGAgaatggaggaagaggaagagttaGAGGAAGATGAAGTGGCATCGTGTTCTTCTGACTCCGATGATCTTGAAGTTGAACAACGGAAATCGCAAAATGTGGAAGCTCTCATCGG GGGCAACCTCATCGTGAAGAGACAATCGTTACTACCGCGAGTTCTTAGGGTAGAGGGAGCGGCCGTTTGCAGAAAACCCTTTAAACCTCCATCCTCTAAACCTTACAATCATCAAGACCTTACGCGTAGGCTTTCTGCTCGCAAAAGGTTTGTCCCATGGCGCTCTTCACCTATTCCTAGACCACCCCTCTTGgagttgaatttgaatttgaatttgaatttgaatcttGATGTTGCTGAGGATGATGAGCATTTGCCTCCCGAGATTGATCCTCTAGTACTGTGGCACCCTCAGCACTGTGAGGATGGGGCTTCTACTTCCAATTTGACAACAATATCAGTTGTCCCTTTGCTTGTTCGTTTCCTTCGTCCACATCAGAG AGAAGGGGTTCAGTTTATGTTTGATTGTGTTGCCGGACTATGTAGCACACCAAATATACATGGATGCATTTTGGCAGATGATATGGG TTTGGGCAAGACATTGCAGTCTATCACATTACTTTATACTCTTCTTTCTCAAGGGTTCGATGGGAAGCCAATGGTTAGAAAAGCCATCATTGTGACTCCTACTAGCCTTGTCAGCAATTGGGAAGCCGAAATTAAGAAGTGGGTTGGAGAAAGAGTTCGTCTCGTTGCTTTATGTGAAAGCACTAGAGAAGATGTTGTCTCTGGGATTGGCAATTTTACAAGTCCCCGAAGCAATTTACAG GTGCTCATTGTTTCATATGAGACGTTCCGAATGCACTCATCAAAGTTTAGCTCTAGTGGCTCCTGTGACCTCCTCATCTGCGATGAGGCTCACAGACTAAAAAATGATCAGACAATTACAAACCGG GCACTGGCTGCTCTCCCATGCAAACGTAGAGTTTTGCTGTCAGGAACTCCTTTGCAA AACGACTTAGAGGAATTCTTTGCAATGGTTAATTTTACTAATCCAGGAATATTGGGTGACATAGCACATTTTCGACGTTACTATGAG GCTCCAATTATTTGTGGAAGAGAACCTACTGCCACCACAGAAGAGAAGAAGCTAAGTGCTGAACGCACAACTGAATTAAGTGCCAAAGTTAATCag TTCATATTAAGAAGGACTAATGCATTATTATCGAATCACTTACCACCAAAG ATAGTTCAAGTTGTTTGCTGCAAGTTGACTCCACTTCAGTCAGACCTATATAAACATTTTCTACAATCCAAAAAT GTTAAACGGGCAATTAACGAAGAACTGAAGCAATCAAAGATTTTGGCCTACATAACAGCTCTCAAAAAGTTATGCAATCATCCAAAG CTCATATATGATACCTTACGAAGTGGGAGTCCAGGAACTTCAGGTTTTGAGGATTGCATTCGATTTTTCCCTCCGGAAATGTTATCTGGAAG GTCTGGATCATGGACGGGTGGGAATGGAGCCTGGGTTGAGCTATCCGGTAAAATGCAAGTCTTAGCAAGATTGCTTGCTCATCTACGCCAGAGAACAAATGATCGCATTGTCCTTGTTTCAAACTATACTCAG ACACTTGATCTTTTTGCTCAATTGTGTCGGGAACAAAGGTACCCTCACTTGAGGCTTGATGGCACCACATCAATCAGTAAAAGGCAGAAGTTAGTAAACTGCTTTAACGACACATCAAAG GATGAATTTGTTTTTCTCTTAAGCAGCAAGGCTGGTGGTTGTGGACTCAATCTTATTGGTGGAAATCGACTCGTCTTATTTGATCCTGATTGGAACCCAGCAAATGATAAACAA GCTGCAGCAAGAGTGTGGAGGGATGGACAGAAGAAAAGAGTTTACATTTATAGATTTTTGAGTGCCGGAACAATAGAAGAAAAG GTCTACCAGCGTCAGATGTCTAAAGAAGGGCTGCAAAAGGTCATTCAGCGGGAGCAAACCGATAGCCTTCTAGAACAG GGTAACTTTCTTTCGACAGAGGATCTTCGCGATTTGTTTACTTTTGATGAGAACCTCAA GTCAGAGATTCATGAAAAGATGCGATGCAGTCGGTGCCGAATAATTGATGAGCCGCAAAGCTCTGACGTCCTATCAACAATAGTTAATAGTGAATCTGATGAAGAAACCTCTGATATAGGTGGATTTGCAGAAATTGCAGGCTGTTTAGAGAATTTAAAAGGATCAGAGAAGCAG ATTGGGACCCCACTGGAAGAAGATTTAAGTAGTTGGGGCCATCATTTTTCCCCAACTTCTGTACCAGATCCTATCCTTCAGGCTTCAGCTGGTGATGAG GTGACTTTTGTGTTTACAAACCAAGTTAACGGAAAGCTGGTACCCATGGAGTCCATAATCAGTCGCCAGCTAGAGCAAAAGGAACCTAATAAGCCAAGGCAGAACATCAAACAAAAATTCACTCCCTTGAAATTAGCATTTAATACTAACCACACTCATGTAAATAATAAAGTATTACCACAGAAAAGATCGTATCCTGATCATGCCAATGGTGATGATCTTGAGTAA